AGGCTGATCTTTTCACGCTACGGTTCAGTTATTTTGATTTAGTGTGACTTATCTCTTGGAAAATTCGGTTATTTTTGCTCTGAATTTAACCGAAAACAGCCTCTTTGGCTGTAAAGTAGCCAAACGACATAAAATTGAAAAAAATTCTGTTGACTCGCTGCATCGAATCCGTAGAATGCATTCCCGTACTCAGGAGCAAGGCGATAAACGCCAAGCTTACTGAAGTTACGAAGGCGCGTTGGCAGAGGGGCTATGCAGCGGATTGCAAATCCGTGGACCTCGGTTCGACTCCGGGACGCGCCTCCATTTGCGACACTAGCTCAGTTGGTAGAGCGCAACCTTGCCAAGGTTGAGGTCACGAGTTCGAACCTCGTGTGTCGCTCCAAATAAAAAGATATGGAACATAAGTTCGGTATCAGATGGTGTTTTACTTTTTCAGTAAAGGCATCGCAACAGAATTGCGTGCCCTGGTGGTGGAATTGGTAGACACAAGGGATTTAAAATCCCTCGGCGTTCGCGCTGTGCCGGTTCAAGTCCGGCCCGGGGCACCATCTATACAAGGTAACGATAACATCGTTACTATGCGACACTAGCTCAGTTGGTAGAGCGCAACCTTGCCAAGGTTGAGGTCACGAGTTCGAACCTCGTGTGTCGCTCCAAACATTGAAGCCCTGACTTTTCGGTCAGGGCTTTTTCGTATATGAAATAAAGTAAGTAACGACGTTCTGAGCGTCATTACAGGGCAGGTTGAGGTCACAAAGCGTTTTCATATCTTGGTGAATAAAACTAAAGCTGTTTCTCCATCCACACGTCACATCCGTTATGTTCAGTGCCCGCTTTAGGAGATACTAGGCGATTAAACCCCAGTGACTCATATAATTTGATCGCGCTTGTCATGGTTTTGAGCGTATCGAGATAACAGGACTGATAACCTTGCTCTTTAGCAAAGTCCAAACAGGTTGATGCGAGCTTACGGCCTAGACCGGACCCACGAGTTTCAGCGAGAAGAAATAACTTTCGTAATTCACAACAGTCTGGCTCACTGCCAAATTGGGCAATACCGCCGCCGCCGACCACTTTTCCATCGATTAATGCAATAAAATACTGGCTACCTTGATCGGGGTGGTAATGTTCACTCATCGCCAACACTTCATCATCTGAGGGGCCAAATCCATCCCCAATTGCACCGAATTCAGCACCAACTTGCTGAATTATCTTACAAATCGCAAGGTTGTGACTTGAATCAATGGGAATTATTTCTAGTTGCATATGATCTCCGTATCCAGAAAACAGAAAATGGGGTGGACGTTTAATTTCGACTCTTCATTACGTGAGTCAAAAAGAGTATCGACAAAGGTTAGCAGTTACGTGATTTAACAATCTACTCTTTTTTGTCTCGATAGTGGTTAATGAGTGGCCGAAATTAGGCTTTGGCGCGCATTTCATTTGGCTTTAACTGCCGCTTTCGGTACTATGTACAGCTATTTGAAATACCCCAAGAATCCCTTACGGTCAACCTATCGGGTACCCGTCTGGACACTCTGTCGGGACCCTTGGAACTCGCTCTTGAGTTCCTAAAGGAAACTGCTCATTAGCAGACGAGGAAACAATGCAACATCTACAAGAGATTATTGCTAACGCGACCGCTGCCATCGAGGCTGCTGAGTCGTTAGTCGCACTCGATGAAGTGCGTGTTCAGTATTTGGGCAAAAAAGGTGAGCTAACTGCTCAACTGCAAAGCCTAGGTAAATTGCCACCTGAAGAGCGCCGCACTGCTGGTCAGGAAATCAACAAAGCTAAAGGCGCGGTTCAACAAGCGATCGTAGCGCGTAAAGACGCTCTGCAACGTGCTGAACTAGAAGCGAAATTGGCAGCAGAAACGATCGATGTGACTTTGCCTGGTCGTCGTATCGAAAATGGTGGTTTACACCCTGTCACTCGTACAATCGAACGTATTGAAAGCTTCTTTGGTGAGCTAGGCTTTACCGTTCAGTCTGGCCCAGAAATTGAAGATGATTTCCATAACTTCGATGCTCTGAACATTGCACAAGATCACCCAGCACGTACTGATCACGATACCTTCTTCTTTAATCCTAAGTTGATGCTTCGTACTCACACTTCAGGT
This DNA window, taken from Vibrio nitrifigilis, encodes the following:
- a CDS encoding GNAT family N-acetyltransferase, coding for MQLEIIPIDSSHNLAICKIIQQVGAEFGAIGDGFGPSDDEVLAMSEHYHPDQGSQYFIALIDGKVVGGGGIAQFGSEPDCCELRKLFLLAETRGSGLGRKLASTCLDFAKEQGYQSCYLDTLKTMTSAIKLYESLGFNRLVSPKAGTEHNGCDVWMEKQL
- the pheS gene encoding phenylalanine--tRNA ligase subunit alpha gives rise to the protein MQHLQEIIANATAAIEAAESLVALDEVRVQYLGKKGELTAQLQSLGKLPPEERRTAGQEINKAKGAVQQAIVARKDALQRAELEAKLAAETIDVTLPGRRIENGGLHPVTRTIERIESFFGELGFTVQSGPEIEDDFHNFDALNIAQDHPARTDHDTFFFNPKLMLRTHTSGVQIRTMENNQPPLRFIAPGRVYRNDYDQTHTPMFHQVEGMLVDEKVNFAQLKGILNDFLCNFFEEDLEVRFRPSYFPFTEPSAEVDVKGKNGKWLEVLGCGMVHPNVLRSVGIDPEKYSGFAFGMGVERLTMLRYGVNDLRAFFENDLRFLKQFK